Proteins from a single region of Drosophila biarmipes strain raj3 chromosome 3R, RU_DBia_V1.1, whole genome shotgun sequence:
- the LOC108025461 gene encoding fibrillin-1 isoform X3 has product MWICKLVIFYLLSGFVAAQICEVTRYRVDKGVRKQIKVKQCCPGYKKRQNTKLICDPRCRVNCRSGTCSKPNVCTCLKGYVNLNKEPSNYCVPECKGCNKGTCTSPGHCRCSSGHLLDQETGNCVPQCPKGCSNGTCISPNNCKCNQGYAMDAATQQCLPTCTEDCKRNNGFCAAPNRCQCNPGYISKPNSESFACQPVCKNGCKNGVCRAPDVCECNRFYRKDADKNCAPICDNECVNGDCTAPDVCSCWPGYTKIGDNVCVAICPAGCQNGVCVKPNVCSCNAGYTMQEGVCSPVCEEGCENGSCVTPGECSCNEGYAKVGNKCVPVCQGGCKNGSCVSPGKCSCNEGYSKETENSCAPVCSKGCENGFCASPEKCSCNSGYLMDSEEKCVPVCTGGCENGFCASPEKCSCNNGYKMDSENKCVPVCSKGCENGFCASPEKCSCNSGYLMDSEEKCFPVCTGGCENGFCASPEKCSCNIGYEMDSEEKCVPVCMGGCENGFCASPEKCSCNNGYLMDSEEKCVPVCSKGCENGFCASPEKCSCNSGYLMDSEEKCFPVCTGGCENGFCASPEKCSCNIGYEMDSEEKCVPVCTGGCENGFCTSPEKCSCNNGYKMDSENKCVPVCSKGCENGFCASPEKCSCNSGYLMDSEEKCVPVCTGGCENGFCASPEKCSCNSGYLMDSEEKCVPVCSKGCENGFCASPEKCSCNSGYLMDSEEKCVPVCTGGCENGFCASPEKCSCNSGYLMDSEEKCVPVCTGGCENGFCASPEKCSCNIGYEMDGENKCVPVCMGGCENGFCASPEKCSCNSGYEMDSEEKCVPVCTGGCENGFCASPEKCSCNSGYLMNTEEKCVPVCTGGCENGFCASPEKCSCNSGYLMDSEEKCVPVCTGGCENGFCASPEKCSCNSGYLMNTEEKCVPVCTGGCDNGFCASPEKCSCNIGYEMDSEEKCVPVCTGGCENGFCASPEKCSCNSGYLMNTEEKCVPVCTGGCENGFCASPEKCSCNNGYKMDSEKKCVPVCMGGCENGFCASPEKCSCNSGYEMDSEEKCVPVCTGGCENGFCASPEKCSCNSGYLMNTEEKCVPVCTGGCENGFCASPEKCSCNSGYLMNTEEKCVPVCTGGCENGFCASPEKCSCNSGYDMDSEEKCVPVCTGGCENGFCASPEKCSCNIGYEMNSVNKCVPVCSKGCENGFCASPEKCSCYEGYTKDTENSCAPVCSKGCKNGFCISPEVCKCNEGFVSSEESDTCLPEKELLADLDCDQTCRNGTCLEGMCTCWDNYKLHRDRDDNQSLYCLPICDPECINGYCESPGTCACINDEILQDGYRCQSVNYFDDKLSSKHNGNTIRRFKWLFITIALLAFILAVVIAMLMMHIFKKRSYYVGKNEQQLGVYFSPKRADIIRA; this is encoded by the exons ATGTGGATATGTAAGCTCGTAATATTTTATCTCCTCTCCGGATTCGTGGCGGCTCAGATCTGCGAAGTCACCCGGTATAGAGTTGATAAAGGAGTACGCAAG CAAATTAAAGTAAAGCAGTGCTGCCCGGGCTATAAGAAACGACAGAACACAAAACTTATATGCGATCCAAGATGTAGGGTGAACTGTAGAAGTGGCACCTGCTCGAAGCCAAATGTGTGTACCTGCCTGAAAGGCTATGTCAACCTCAACAAAGAGCCATCTAACTA TTGTGTGCCCGAATGCAAGGGCTGTAACAAAGGAACCTGCACCTCGCCCGGCCACTGCCGTTGTTCCTCTGGTCACCTGCTGGACCAGGAGACCGGTAACTGTGTGCCCCAGTGTCCGAAGGGGTGCTCCAATGGCACCTGCATTTCGCCCAATAACTGCAAGTGCAACCAAGGATACGCGATGGACGCCGCCACCCAGCAGTGCCTGCCCACCTGTACTGAGGACTGCAAGCGGAACAATGGCTTCTGTGCGGCGCCCAATCGGTGCCAGTGCAATCCTGGTTACATTTCCAAGCCGAACTCCGAATCCTTTGCGTGCCAGCCGGTCTGCAAAAATGGCTGCAAAAATGGAGTTTGTCGCGCTCCCGACGTTTGTGAATGCAATAGATTCTACAGGAAGGACGCCGATAAAAACTGCGCCCCAATCTGCGACAACGAATGCGTAAATGGGGACTGTACGGCGCCGGATGTGTGTTCTTGCTGGCCGGGGTATACGAAAATTGGTGACAATGTCTGCGTGGCCATTTGTCCGGCGGGCTGCCAGAACGGAGTGTGCGTGAAGCCAAATGTGTGCTCCTGCAACGCAGGATACACCATGCAAGAGGGTGTCTGCAGTCCAGTTTGCGAGGAAGGATGCGAGAACGGTTCCTGTGTGACGCCCGGCGAGTGCTCCTGCAACGAGGGGTATGCCAAGGTGGGGAACAAGTGTGTCCCTGTTTGCCAGGGTGGATGCAAGAACGGATCTTGCGTCTCGCCGGGAAAGTGCTCCTGCAATGAAGGATACAGCAAGGAAACGGAGAACAGCTGCGCACCAGTTTGCTCTAAAGGATGTGAGAACGGATTCTGTGCTTCTCCTGAAAAGTGTTCCTGCAACAGTGGATACCTAATGGATAGTGAGGAAAAGTGTGTTCCAGTTTGCACAGGTGGATGTGAGAACGGATTTTGTGCTTCTCCTGAAAAGTGTTCCTGCAACAATGGATACAAAATGGACAGTGAGAACAAGTGTGTTCCAGTTTGCTCGAAAGGATGTGAGAATGGATTCTGTGCATCTCCTGAAAAGTGTTCCTGCAACAGTGGATACCTAATGGATAGTGAGGAAAAGTGTTTTCCAGTTTGCACAGGTGGATGTGAGAATGGATTCTGTGCTTCTCCCGAAAAGTGTTCCTGCAACATCGGATACGAAATGGACAGTGAGGAAAAGTGTGTCCCAGTTTGCATGGGGGGATGTGAGAATGGATTCTGTGCTTCTCCCGAAAAGTGTTCCTGCAACAACGGATACCTAATGGATAGTGAGGAAAAGTGTGTTCCAGTTTGCTCGAAAGGATGTGAGAATGGATTCTGTGCATCTCCTGAAAAGTGTTCCTGCAACAGTGGATACCTAATGGATAGTGAGGAAAAGTGTTTTCCAGTTTGCACAGGTGGATGTGAGAATGGATTCTGTGCTTCTCCCGAAAAGTGTTCCTGCAACATCGGATACGAAATGGACAGTGAGGAAAAGTGTGTCCCAGTTTGCACAGGTGGATGTGAGAACGGATTCTGTACTTCTCCAGAAAAGTGTTCTTGCAACAATGGATACAAAATGGACAGTGAGAACAAGTGTGTTCCAGTTTGCTCGAAAGGATGTGAGAATGGATTCTGTGCTTCTCCTGAAAAGTGTTCCTGCAACAGCGGATACCTAATGGATAGTGAGGAAAAGTGTGTTCCAGTTTGCACAGGTGGATGTGAGAATGGATTTTGTGCTTCTCCTGAAAAGTGTTCCTGCAACAGTGGATACCTAATGGACAGTGAGGAAAAGTGTGTCCCAGTTTGCTCGAAAGGATGTGAGAATGGATTCTGTGCATCTCCTGAAAAGTGTTCCTGCAACAGCGGATACCTAATGGATAGTGAGGAAAAGTGTGTCCCAGTTTGCACAGGTGGATGTGAGAATGGATTCTGTGCTTCTCCTGAAAAGTGTTCCTGCAACAGTGGATACCTAATGGATAGTGAGGAAAAGTGTGTTCCAGTTTGCACAGGTGGATGTGAGAATGGATTCTGTGCTTCTCCCGAAAAGTGTTCCTGCAACATCGGATACGAAATGGACGGTGAGAACAAGTGTGTCCCAGTTTGCATGGGGGGATGTGAGAATGGTTTCTGTGCTTCTCCTGAAAAGTGTTCCTGCAATAGTGGATACGAAATGGACAGTGAGGAAAAGTGTGTTCCAGTTTGCACAGGTGGATGTGAGAATGGTTTTTGTGCTTCTCCTGAAAAGTGTTCCTGCAACAGCGGATACCTAATGAATACTGAGGAAAAGTGTGTCCCAGTATGCACAGGTGGATGTGAGAATGGATTCTGTGCTTCTCCTGAAAAGTGTTCCTGCAACAGTGGATACCTAATGGATAGTGAGGAAAAGTGTGTCCCAGTTTGCACAG GTGGATGTGAGAATGGTTTCTGTGCTTCTCCTGAAAAGTGTTCCTGCAACAGCGGATACCTAATGAATACTGAGGAAAAGTGTGTCCCAGTTTGCACAGGTGGATGTGACAATGGATTCTGTGCTTCTCCTGAAAAGTGTTCATGCAACATCGGATACGAAATGGACAGTGAGGAAAAGTGTGTCCCAGTTTGCACAGGTGGATGTGAGAATGGTTTCTGTGCTTCTCCTGAAAAGTGTTCCTGCAACAGCGGATACCTAATGAATACTGAGGAAAAGTGTGTTCCAGTTTGCACAGGTGGATGTGAGAATGGATTCTGTGCTTCTCCCGAAAAGTGTTCCTGCAACAATGGATACAAAATGGACAGTGAGAAAAAGTGTGTCCCAGTTTGCATGGGGGGATGTGAGAATGGTTTCTGTGCTTCTCCTGAAAAGTGTTCCTGCAATAGTGGATACGAAATGGACAGTGAGGAAAAGTGTGTTCCAGTTTGCACAGGTGGATGTGAGAATGGTTTCTGTGCTTCTCCTGAAAAGTGTTCCTGCAACAGCGGATACCTAATGAATACTGAGGAAAAGTGTGTCCCAGTATGCACAGGTGGATGTGAGAATGGGTTCTGTGCTTCTCCTGAAAAGTGTTCCTGCAACAGTGGATACCTAATGAATACTGAGGAAAAGTGTGTCCCAGTATGCACAGGTGGATGTGAGAATGGATTCTGTGCTTCTCCTGAGAAATGTTCCTGCAATAGTGGATACGATATGGACAGTGAGGAAAAGTGTGTCCCAGTTTGCACAGGTGGATGTGAGAATGGATTCTGTGCTTCTCCGGAAAAGTGTTCCTGCAACATCGGATACGAAATGAACAGTGTGAACAAGTGTGTTCCAGTTTGCTCGAAAGGATGTGAAAATGGATTCTGTGCATCTCCTGAAAAGTGTTCCTGCTATGAAGGATATACCAAGGACACAGAGAACAGTTGTGCACCAGTTTGCTCGAAAGGATGTAAGAACGGATTTTGTATTTCTCCGGAAGTTTGCAAGTGCAACGAGGGCTTTGTCTCTTCAGAAGAATCGGATACGTGCCTCCCTGAAAAAGAATTGTTAGCAGACTTAGATTGCGATCAGACTTGCCGGAACGGAACCTGCCTGGAAGGGATGTGCACGTGTTGGGACAATTACAAGCTGCATCGAGACAGGGACGATAATCAAAGTCTTTACTGCCTCCCAATATGCGACCCCGAGTGCATCAACGGATACTGCGAGTCCCCAGGGACGTGCGCTTGTATTAATGACGAGATTCTTCAAGATGGGTATCGCTGCCAGTCTGTCAACTATTTCGATGACAAGTTGTCATCCAAGCACAATGGAAACACAATAAGGCGCTTTAAGTGGCTTTTTATTACGATTGCTTTGTTAGCTTTCATTTTGGCGGTGGTGATCGCCATGCTTATGATGCACATCTTCAAGAAGCGCTCCTATTACGTGGGCAAAAACG aaCAACAACTTGGCGTCTACTTCTCTCCCAAGAGAGCGGATATAATTCGAGCATGA